One segment of Polypterus senegalus isolate Bchr_013 chromosome 8, ASM1683550v1, whole genome shotgun sequence DNA contains the following:
- the LOC120534436 gene encoding pentraxin fusion protein-like: MVLFSEALNKTLKGFCFYFTGPQKKSLIFPEETNSSYEILHPVKPMSLTAFTLCMRLASELPNKRDTILFSYYMAGDALNLWSEPGVFTLYLLNSTPASFRFPQLSTFWTNLCVTWKSSSRLTTFWVNGRRSVRKVYRQGHQIQKGGSVILCQDQDRWGRSFESTQSFTGEITNVHLWDYALSSDEILSASEGYTEPEGNVIDWNSVEYEAKGNVLIEPVND; the protein is encoded by the coding sequence ATGGTATTATTTTCAGAAGCTTTGAATAAAACTTTaaaaggattttgtttttatttcacaggTCCTCAGAAGAAGTCTCTGATTTTCCCTGAGGAAACTAACAGCAGTTATGAGATCCTTCATCCTGTTAAGCCCATGAGCCTCACAGCCTTCACACTTTGCATGCGCCTCGCTTCAGAGTTACCCAACAAACGAGACACTATCCTGTTTTCCTATTATATGGCAGGAGATGCACTAAATCTGTGGAGTGAACCTGGAGTTTTTACTTTGTACTTGCTTAACTCAACTCCTGCAAGTTTCAGGTTTCCTCAGCTCAGCACATTCTGGACAAATCTGTGTGTAACATGGAAGTCATCATCTAGATTGACTACCTTTTGGGTGAATGGCAGGAGGAGTGTCAGGAAAGTTTATAGACAGGGACACCAGATTCAAAAAGGGGGAAGTGTAATTCTCTGTCAAGATCAGGATAGATGGGGGAGATCATTTGAGAGCACTCAAAGCTTTACTGGAGAAATAACCAACGTTCATCTGTGGGACTATGCGCTATCGTCTGATGAAATACTCAGTGCTAGTGAAGGATATACTGAGCCCGAAGGAAACGTAATTGATTGGAATTCTGTGGAGTATGAAGCTAAAGGAAATGTATTAATAGAACCTGTCAATGACTAG